A stretch of Natronococcus sp. CG52 DNA encodes these proteins:
- a CDS encoding redoxin domain-containing protein has product MPPTVGETLPDFEAPLCDGETFRSARLSDALGARGGVVVCTGLAFGAIAQNWWKRFVRAGWGELEEVPVLGVSRDGPYAQNEFLRWLDRPDFRFFADVNGEVSESLDLLEERSQMANVSTPWRSAFVLDPDRVVQYAFVADDWISPLPREEIEAAVADL; this is encoded by the coding sequence ATGCCACCGACCGTGGGCGAAACCCTGCCCGACTTCGAGGCACCGCTGTGTGACGGCGAGACGTTTCGATCGGCCCGGCTCTCCGACGCGCTCGGCGCTCGAGGCGGCGTGGTCGTCTGTACCGGCCTCGCGTTCGGCGCGATTGCACAGAACTGGTGGAAACGGTTCGTCCGCGCCGGCTGGGGGGAGCTCGAGGAGGTCCCCGTACTCGGCGTGAGTCGGGACGGCCCCTACGCTCAGAACGAGTTTCTCCGATGGCTGGATCGCCCCGATTTCCGATTCTTCGCGGACGTAAACGGCGAGGTGAGCGAATCGCTCGACCTGCTGGAGGAGCGATCGCAGATGGCGAACGTTTCGACGCCCTGGCGATCCGCGTTCGTCCTCGATCCCGACCGCGTGGTGCAGTACGCTTTCGTCGCCGACGACTGGATCTCGCCGTTACCTCGCGAGGAGATCGAGGCGGCCGTCGCGGATCTCTGA
- a CDS encoding M48 family metallopeptidase produces MSLRLRICAVLAVFAAVNALFVLALLWAYGVLLPAVVGGSIVYFRHGSVGFDLLQLPVTRSTFLVLVAGFLAAQVCYGYRRVLSRTGRTAGDEKRAVARTVRRLAMAVDVPEPNVRVVDDETASCYTVGRFTDATIVVTTGLIDALDADELEAVLAHEVAHVANRDVTLMTITTLFLEIADRAYYASKLARRAVRRPTELSGRGRAALTWFLPLVALTSVLVAPVLWLFPRVADRTTRTLSHTREFTADAAAARITGKPLALATALVTLAETVERPATDLRVAKTRALCIVPTEPIAGREAASLPSIRRPIDESCRRERVSSWLEGTTPSIPADGTASGTHPPADDRVRRLAEIAAELEGRS; encoded by the coding sequence ATGAGTCTTCGGCTTCGGATCTGTGCCGTCCTCGCCGTGTTCGCCGCGGTGAACGCCCTGTTCGTCCTCGCGCTGCTGTGGGCCTACGGCGTCTTGCTCCCGGCGGTCGTCGGCGGCAGCATCGTCTACTTCCGCCACGGGAGTGTCGGGTTCGACCTCTTGCAGCTCCCCGTCACCCGGTCGACGTTTCTGGTGCTGGTCGCCGGATTCCTCGCCGCGCAGGTCTGCTACGGCTACCGGCGCGTCCTCTCGAGAACGGGACGGACCGCCGGCGACGAGAAACGCGCGGTGGCGCGGACGGTCCGTCGACTGGCGATGGCCGTCGACGTGCCGGAACCGAACGTCCGCGTCGTCGACGACGAGACCGCGAGCTGTTACACCGTCGGCCGGTTCACCGACGCGACGATCGTCGTCACGACGGGGCTGATCGACGCGCTCGACGCCGACGAACTCGAGGCCGTCCTCGCCCACGAGGTCGCCCACGTCGCCAACCGCGACGTGACGCTGATGACGATCACGACGCTGTTTCTCGAGATCGCGGACCGGGCGTACTACGCCTCGAAGCTCGCCCGTCGGGCGGTTCGACGGCCGACCGAACTGTCGGGACGGGGGCGTGCGGCGCTCACCTGGTTCCTGCCGCTCGTCGCCCTGACCTCCGTCCTCGTCGCACCCGTGCTGTGGCTCTTTCCTCGAGTGGCCGACCGGACGACGCGGACCCTCTCGCACACTCGAGAGTTCACGGCCGACGCCGCGGCCGCCCGGATCACGGGGAAGCCCCTGGCGCTCGCGACTGCGCTCGTGACGCTCGCGGAAACCGTCGAGAGGCCGGCGACGGACCTCCGGGTGGCGAAAACGCGCGCGCTGTGTATCGTTCCGACGGAACCGATCGCCGGACGCGAGGCCGCGTCGCTCCCCTCGATTCGGCGACCGATCGACGAGAGCTGCCGTCGCGAGCGCGTTTCGTCGTGGCTCGAAGGAACGACTCCGTCGATTCCCGCCGACGGAACCGCCTCCGGGACCCACCCGCCCGCCGACGATCGCGTTCGACGACTCGCCGAGATCGCCGCCGAACTGGAGGGACGCTCGTGA
- a CDS encoding tRNA (N(6)-L-threonylcarbamoyladenosine(37)-C(2))-methylthiotransferase produces the protein MARYHIETYGCTSNRGESREIERRLRDAGHYRVDGADEADVAILNTCTVVEKTERNMLRRAEELAEETADLFITGCMALAQGEEFADAEVDGQVLHWDEVPEAVTNGECPTTTPDAEPILDGVVGILPIARGCMSDCSYCITKQATGKIDSPSIEENVEKARALIHAGAKEIRITGQDTGVYGWDEGERKLHRLLEQICEIDGDFRVRVGMANPKGVHGIREELADVFAANDELYDFLHAPVQSGSDDVLGDMRRQHQVEEYLEVIDAFDEALDYWTLSTDFIVGFPTETDHDHAQSMALLRETRPEKINVTRFSKRPGTDAAEMKGLGGTIKKERSKEMSAVKREIVGDAYESMVGETRENVLVVEQGTADSVKCRDSAYRQLIVRNASDHGIEPGDFVDLEVTAHETMYAFGEPV, from the coding sequence ATGGCCCGGTATCACATCGAAACGTACGGCTGCACGTCCAATCGCGGGGAGAGTCGCGAGATCGAGCGACGGCTCCGCGATGCGGGCCACTACCGGGTCGACGGCGCCGACGAGGCCGACGTCGCCATCCTCAACACCTGCACCGTCGTCGAGAAGACCGAGCGCAACATGCTCCGGCGGGCCGAGGAACTGGCCGAGGAGACCGCCGACCTGTTCATCACGGGCTGTATGGCCCTCGCGCAGGGCGAGGAGTTCGCCGACGCCGAGGTCGACGGCCAGGTGCTCCACTGGGACGAGGTTCCCGAGGCCGTCACCAACGGCGAGTGTCCGACGACGACCCCCGACGCCGAACCGATCCTCGACGGCGTCGTCGGCATTCTCCCCATCGCACGGGGCTGTATGTCCGACTGCTCGTACTGTATCACCAAACAGGCGACGGGCAAGATCGACTCGCCGTCGATCGAGGAGAACGTGGAGAAGGCCCGCGCGCTGATCCACGCCGGCGCGAAGGAGATCCGCATCACCGGCCAGGACACCGGCGTCTACGGCTGGGACGAGGGCGAGCGCAAGCTTCACCGGCTGCTCGAGCAAATCTGCGAGATCGACGGCGACTTTCGCGTCCGCGTGGGGATGGCCAACCCGAAGGGCGTCCACGGTATCCGCGAAGAACTAGCGGACGTGTTCGCCGCAAACGACGAACTGTACGACTTCCTGCACGCACCCGTCCAGTCCGGGAGCGACGACGTCCTCGGCGACATGCGCCGCCAGCACCAGGTCGAGGAGTATCTCGAGGTAATCGACGCGTTCGACGAGGCGCTCGACTACTGGACGCTCTCGACGGACTTCATCGTCGGCTTCCCGACCGAGACCGACCACGATCACGCGCAGTCGATGGCGCTGCTCCGGGAGACTCGCCCGGAGAAGATCAACGTCACGCGATTCTCGAAGCGGCCGGGCACCGACGCCGCCGAGATGAAGGGTCTCGGCGGGACGATCAAGAAGGAGCGCTCGAAGGAGATGAGCGCGGTCAAACGCGAGATCGTCGGCGACGCGTACGAGTCGATGGTCGGAGAGACGCGTGAAAACGTCCTCGTCGTCGAGCAGGGCACCGCCGACTCCGTGAAGTGCCGCGATTCGGCCTACCGCCAGCTCATCGTCCGGAACGCCAGCGATCACGGCATAGAGCCCGGCGACTTCGTCGATCTCGAGGTGACGGCTCACGAGACGATGTACGCGTTCGGCGAACCGGTGTAG
- a CDS encoding DUF7835 family putative zinc beta-ribbon protein codes for MATTDDSFNGLTEHCDDCNLETLHEVSVQIRTESGKEENAQFSREPYRVAECQRCGNRTSQRMNNA; via the coding sequence ATGGCAACGACGGACGACTCATTCAATGGACTGACCGAACACTGCGACGACTGCAATCTCGAAACGCTGCACGAAGTGTCGGTTCAGATCCGGACCGAGAGCGGCAAGGAGGAGAACGCGCAGTTCTCCCGCGAACCCTACCGCGTGGCCGAATGCCAGCGCTGCGGGAATCGTACCAGCCAGCGAATGAACAACGCGTGA
- a CDS encoding HIT family protein → MDQVFAPWRIEWIRRDKENAEIDSCAFCELPERESDRENLLVARSEHAFVLLNNYPYNPGHVMVVPHAHTGKYGDLTDEQLLDHARLKQRTFDAIEVGLEPDGFNAGLNLGDGAGGSIDDHLHTHIVPRWQGDTNFMPVISDTSVIVEALEDTYEHLHEAFADQEGATVPDEDGAVVVD, encoded by the coding sequence ATGGACCAGGTGTTTGCACCGTGGCGGATCGAGTGGATCAGACGCGACAAGGAGAACGCGGAGATCGACTCGTGCGCGTTCTGTGAACTCCCCGAACGGGAGTCGGATCGGGAGAACCTGCTCGTCGCGCGCAGCGAACACGCGTTCGTCCTGCTGAATAACTACCCGTACAATCCCGGCCACGTGATGGTTGTCCCGCACGCTCACACCGGCAAGTACGGCGACCTTACCGACGAGCAACTGCTCGATCACGCCCGGCTGAAACAGCGAACCTTCGACGCGATCGAGGTCGGCCTCGAACCGGACGGCTTCAACGCCGGCCTGAACCTCGGCGACGGCGCCGGCGGGTCGATCGACGATCACCTCCACACGCACATCGTCCCCCGCTGGCAGGGCGACACCAACTTCATGCCCGTCATCAGCGACACGTCGGTGATCGTCGAGGCGCTCGAGGACACGTACGAGCACCTCCACGAGGCGTTCGCCGACCAGGAGGGTGCGACGGTGCCCGACGAGGACGGTGCGGTCGTCGTCGACTGA
- a CDS encoding mechanosensitive ion channel family protein, producing the protein MSVLTSFEELIGAYLSLLDNVATFLLTFALVYAVGRFVALPLLGLLLDYRGPERTLREGLESVASFGVIAGAVVIGLSLAGLDFILERAAILVAGFTVALGFAAQNVVGNLVSGAFIVTDPTFNIGDWIRWNEQEGVIEDIRFRSTRVRTFDNEVISVPNSELTANAVTNAVLNERLRLTVPVQVNYDDDLDTVVRILADAAAEHPDVLERPEPVVRVTELGETVEVVASLWIADPDRITYGRVRSGYAREIVDRLEEAGIDLGQANPQALEGEIGVVPKSAADDGGSGFDP; encoded by the coding sequence GTGTCCGTGCTGACCTCGTTCGAGGAACTGATCGGCGCGTACCTCTCGCTGCTCGACAACGTCGCGACCTTCCTGCTGACGTTCGCGCTGGTGTACGCGGTCGGACGGTTCGTCGCCCTTCCGCTTCTCGGCCTCCTGCTGGACTACCGGGGTCCCGAACGCACCCTCCGGGAGGGACTCGAGAGCGTCGCCTCGTTCGGCGTGATTGCGGGCGCGGTCGTGATCGGCCTCTCGCTGGCCGGCCTCGACTTCATCCTCGAGCGCGCCGCGATCCTCGTCGCCGGCTTTACCGTCGCACTCGGCTTCGCCGCCCAGAACGTGGTCGGCAACTTGGTCAGCGGCGCCTTCATCGTCACCGATCCGACGTTCAACATCGGCGATTGGATCCGCTGGAACGAACAGGAGGGCGTCATCGAGGACATCCGGTTCCGATCGACGCGGGTCAGAACCTTCGACAACGAGGTCATCTCGGTTCCGAACTCCGAACTGACCGCGAACGCGGTCACCAACGCCGTGCTCAACGAACGGCTCCGCCTGACGGTGCCGGTGCAGGTTAACTACGACGACGACCTCGATACCGTCGTGCGGATCCTCGCGGACGCGGCGGCCGAGCATCCGGACGTCCTCGAGCGGCCGGAGCCGGTCGTGCGCGTCACGGAACTCGGCGAAACCGTCGAAGTCGTCGCCTCGCTGTGGATCGCCGATCCGGATCGTATCACCTACGGTCGCGTCCGCTCGGGGTACGCCCGCGAGATCGTCGACCGCCTCGAGGAGGCGGGAATCGATCTCGGACAGGCGAACCCGCAGGCTCTCGAGGGCGAAATCGGCGTCGTTCCGAAGTCGGCCGCGGACGACGGCGGGAGCGGGTTCGATCCGTGA
- a CDS encoding glutaredoxin family protein — translation MVTLYRLEGCPYCEVVVDRLEELDVEYESIWVEGLHSKRDEVKRVSGQRGVPVVVDDEYGVTMPESERILDYLESTYA, via the coding sequence ATGGTTACGCTGTACCGCCTCGAGGGCTGTCCGTACTGCGAAGTCGTCGTCGATCGTCTCGAAGAACTCGACGTCGAGTACGAGAGTATCTGGGTCGAAGGGCTCCACTCGAAACGCGACGAAGTAAAGCGCGTCTCGGGACAGCGAGGCGTTCCCGTCGTCGTCGACGACGAGTACGGCGTGACGATGCCCGAGTCGGAACGAATCCTCGACTACCTCGAGTCGACGTACGCCTGA
- a CDS encoding cupin domain-containing protein produces the protein MEYEVVHTDEVPLTDLSEIDEVPPDLQIRAIDDFLPSEHIQLKLWYFEPGEEIKYHAHAEQEELYFVLEGEFSLKLGRSGEEEYVEAKPGTFWMARPEVGHGHRNVGDEEGVILAIGAPSVDDPGLDPHAIDGEAE, from the coding sequence ATGGAATACGAGGTGGTTCACACCGACGAAGTTCCGCTGACGGATCTCTCGGAGATCGACGAGGTACCCCCGGACCTGCAGATTCGGGCCATCGACGACTTCCTCCCGTCCGAGCACATCCAGCTCAAGCTCTGGTACTTCGAGCCGGGCGAGGAGATCAAGTACCACGCCCACGCCGAACAGGAGGAGCTGTACTTCGTTCTCGAGGGCGAGTTCTCGCTGAAACTCGGCCGCTCCGGCGAGGAGGAGTACGTCGAGGCAAAACCGGGAACGTTCTGGATGGCCCGACCGGAGGTCGGCCACGGCCACCGCAACGTCGGCGACGAGGAGGGGGTCATCCTCGCGATCGGTGCGCCGTCCGTCGACGACCCCGGACTCGACCCGCACGCGATCGACGGCGAAGCCGAGTGA